A region from the Acidiferrobacter sp. SPIII_3 genome encodes:
- a CDS encoding HigA family addiction module antitoxin: protein MAMHNPPHPGEFLSVVYLEPNGLSARELAVKLDVSASTLYRILKGQSAISPDMALRLSKALGRTPESWLALQSRYDLWQAKQRVKLNRVGRVRLTAV from the coding sequence ATGGCTATGCACAACCCTCCCCATCCGGGAGAATTTCTCAGTGTGGTTTATCTGGAGCCCAACGGGCTTAGCGCCCGGGAACTGGCGGTTAAGCTCGACGTCTCGGCCTCGACCCTGTATCGCATCCTGAAGGGCCAGAGCGCCATAAGCCCGGATATGGCCCTGCGTCTTTCCAAGGCACTCGGGCGCACGCCGGAGAGCTGGCTTGCGCTACAGTCCCGGTATGATCTCTGGCAAGCCAAGCAGCGTGTCAAGCTGAACCGGGTCGGTCGGGTCCGGCTGACAGCGGTGTGA